Proteins co-encoded in one Gemmatimonadaceae bacterium genomic window:
- a CDS encoding cytochrome c, translating to MTRLRFVLRHPFWQGVILLVVAYLAFTIGVQYVPPLFGVSSAPVPHSVVLQYMFIAVIGVLIFVSSDELRWRTFKEPLYATLVDRDKRWLRMGLLVAVPVLLGFETYQQARPRVDAPIELRSIHPAPPGQISFRGKTIQLSGLENPLRKAGAMADHLREGRRVYYQNCIACHGDHLDGQGHFAHGFSPSPANFSDNGTIAQLTESYVFWRVAKGGPGLPREGTPWNSAMPVWENYLTEDEIWSVVMFLYDQTGVQPRRWEASPEEQKNPTGTKQPTTSTGGPK from the coding sequence ATGACGCGACTCCGTTTCGTACTGCGGCATCCGTTCTGGCAGGGCGTGATCCTGCTCGTCGTTGCGTACCTGGCATTCACGATCGGTGTGCAATATGTGCCACCGCTGTTCGGTGTCAGCAGCGCACCGGTGCCACACAGCGTCGTGCTTCAGTATATGTTCATCGCCGTCATCGGCGTGCTGATCTTCGTGAGCAGCGACGAGCTCCGCTGGCGCACCTTCAAGGAGCCGCTCTACGCCACGCTCGTCGATCGGGACAAGCGGTGGCTCCGAATGGGACTGCTCGTCGCCGTTCCGGTGCTGCTTGGTTTCGAGACGTATCAACAAGCGCGGCCGCGCGTCGACGCGCCGATCGAGCTCCGCTCGATCCACCCTGCCCCGCCTGGGCAGATCAGCTTCCGCGGCAAGACGATACAGCTCTCGGGTCTCGAGAATCCGCTGCGCAAGGCCGGTGCGATGGCCGACCATCTGCGCGAAGGAAGGCGCGTCTACTATCAGAATTGCATCGCCTGTCACGGCGATCATCTCGACGGCCAGGGCCACTTCGCGCACGGCTTCAGTCCGTCGCCGGCCAACTTCTCCGACAACGGCACGATCGCGCAGCTCACCGAGAGCTACGTCTTCTGGCGCGTCGCGAAGGGAGGACCCGGTCTTCCACGCGAAGGCACGCCATGGAATTCGGCGATGCCGGTGTGGGAGAACTATCTCACGGAAGACGAGATCTGGTCGGTGGTGATGTTCCTGTACGATCAGACGGGCGTGCAGCCGCGACGCTGGGAGGCGTCGCCGGAAGAACAGAAGAATCCCACTGGCACCAAGCAGCCGACGACGAGCACCGGAGGCCCCAAGTGA
- a CDS encoding c-type cytochrome has translation MWKTNLKILVLALLVVGFYTTFAHIIPQLQSEVPEALALGSSVTPDQLVAAGEKIFNGAGGCTACHGLGTRAPNLITDYKGQGAIGARCGTRKPNMDCKAYLYESLTQPQAYIVAGFDPIMPDMRKQLSEDQIWAAVAFLESQGGTVDVTGDDIKRTSPAPAAGGAAPAPAGPAMTATLDPLKLYSEKGCVGCHQIDGKGGNIGPSWDHVGSRRSAASIRKKILNPSSDTTKGYEKFAGMMPGTFGTMLSAAQLEALVNFLANKK, from the coding sequence ATGTGGAAAACGAATCTCAAGATCCTCGTGCTGGCGCTTCTCGTCGTCGGCTTCTATACGACCTTCGCGCACATCATCCCGCAGCTACAGTCCGAGGTGCCGGAGGCACTCGCGCTCGGCTCGAGCGTCACGCCGGACCAGCTGGTCGCCGCTGGTGAGAAGATTTTTAACGGCGCCGGTGGGTGCACCGCGTGTCATGGTCTGGGGACGCGCGCCCCGAATCTGATCACGGACTACAAGGGGCAAGGCGCGATCGGCGCGCGCTGCGGGACGCGCAAGCCGAACATGGATTGCAAGGCGTACCTGTACGAGTCGCTGACGCAGCCGCAGGCGTACATCGTCGCGGGCTTCGATCCGATCATGCCGGACATGCGCAAGCAGCTCTCCGAGGATCAGATCTGGGCGGCGGTGGCGTTCCTCGAGTCGCAGGGCGGCACGGTCGACGTCACTGGAGATGACATTAAGAGGACGTCGCCGGCGCCCGCAGCCGGTGGCGCCGCGCCTGCACCCGCCGGCCCGGCGATGACGGCGACGCTCGATCCGCTGAAGCTCTACAGCGAGAAGGGGTGTGTCGGCTGCCACCAGATCGACGGCAAAGGCGGGAACATCGGCCCATCGTGGGATCACGTCGGCAGTCGCCGAAGCGCGGCCTCGATCCGTAAGAAGATACTCAACCCGAGCAGCGACACGACGAAGGGCTACGAGAAGTTCGCGGGCATGATGCCTGGCACCTTTGGGACGATGCTCAGCGCCGCGCAGTTGGAGGCGCTCGTCAACTTCCTCGCCAACAAGAAATGA
- a CDS encoding cytochrome ubiquinol oxidase subunit I, with product MILSLALPLLQQAVSDTAGAYGHFPGIGGRGAVWIAAEVHLMFAAFVLGVPMFAVITELIGIVSKDSKYDKLSHEFTRLLVFAYSATALWGAMLLFALTTLYPKFWAHMAKIFSVSMWIYVSLFFVESFTLYVYYYGWERFRTGRAKWFHLALGVLLNAWGTTVMLIANGWLTYMMSPPKGVTAEGLPPGVTMWNAIANATWIPINIHRLIANAVFGGSIVAAYAAYRFLAAKTDEERAHYDWMGYVGNFIAISTFIVLPFAGYWLGREIYQYNQQMGITMMGGFMSWLWIVQAVLIGVLFLCANYYLWLGMGRIPGAERFVPYTKWMLLLLIVCWIAWSTPHTMIATRAELAAMGGAHHPFLNVLGVMSAKNTAVNLMILTTFLSFLIYRRANKETVVPWARTGTMIQGAMFAIAAGVVLFYGVYGYFVEAIVRIGFSVYQVLAVLACILGVSIIDAFIGRGAKSRGEIRWGQMPDRSQYALFVLAVTFTWLMGLMGFARSGIRQHWHVWEVMRDTSDQAFTPALGYAANMISACVLIFLSLVAFIFWLGSLAESAGHTEAAELRGVALPHGAKMPARGTAPVTGD from the coding sequence ATGATACTCAGCCTCGCCCTCCCGCTCCTGCAGCAAGCCGTGAGCGACACCGCCGGCGCTTATGGTCACTTCCCCGGCATCGGCGGCCGCGGCGCGGTCTGGATCGCCGCCGAAGTCCACCTGATGTTCGCCGCCTTCGTGTTAGGCGTGCCGATGTTCGCCGTGATCACCGAGTTGATCGGCATCGTCAGCAAAGATTCAAAATATGACAAACTGTCGCACGAGTTCACGCGACTGCTCGTGTTTGCCTACAGCGCGACGGCGCTGTGGGGCGCGATGCTCCTCTTCGCCCTGACGACGCTCTATCCCAAGTTCTGGGCGCACATGGCGAAGATCTTCAGCGTCTCGATGTGGATCTACGTGAGCCTGTTCTTCGTCGAGTCGTTCACGCTGTACGTGTACTACTACGGCTGGGAGCGATTCCGCACCGGGCGCGCGAAGTGGTTCCACCTCGCACTCGGCGTGCTGCTCAACGCCTGGGGCACGACGGTGATGCTGATCGCCAACGGCTGGCTGACCTATATGATGTCGCCACCGAAGGGCGTCACCGCGGAAGGCCTGCCGCCGGGCGTGACGATGTGGAACGCGATCGCCAATGCGACGTGGATTCCGATAAATATTCACCGACTGATCGCTAATGCCGTCTTCGGTGGCTCTATTGTCGCCGCCTACGCCGCCTACCGTTTTTTGGCCGCGAAGACGGATGAAGAGCGCGCGCACTATGACTGGATGGGCTACGTCGGGAACTTTATCGCGATCTCAACGTTCATCGTCCTGCCCTTCGCCGGATACTGGTTAGGCAGAGAGATCTACCAGTACAACCAGCAGATGGGCATCACGATGATGGGCGGTTTTATGAGTTGGTTGTGGATCGTTCAAGCTGTTTTGATCGGAGTGCTCTTCCTCTGCGCCAATTATTACCTGTGGTTAGGCATGGGACGGATTCCTGGCGCTGAGCGTTTTGTCCCGTACACGAAGTGGATGCTGCTGCTGCTGATCGTCTGCTGGATCGCGTGGTCGACGCCCCACACGATGATCGCGACGCGTGCGGAGCTCGCGGCGATGGGCGGTGCGCACCATCCGTTCTTGAATGTGCTCGGTGTCATGAGCGCCAAGAACACCGCCGTGAACCTCATGATCCTGACGACGTTTTTGTCATTCCTCATCTATCGACGCGCCAACAAGGAGACCGTCGTACCGTGGGCGCGCACCGGCACAATGATTCAGGGAGCAATGTTCGCGATCGCCGCCGGCGTGGTGCTCTTCTACGGCGTGTACGGCTACTTCGTCGAGGCGATCGTTCGTATTGGTTTCAGCGTTTATCAAGTGCTCGCGGTTCTTGCCTGTATTCTCGGCGTCTCGATCATCGACGCATTTATTGGCCGCGGCGCGAAGTCGCGCGGCGAGATTCGGTGGGGGCAGATGCCCGATCGCTCGCAATACGCGCTTTTTGTGCTGGCAGTAACGTTTACTTGGCTCATGGGTCTGATGGGCTTCGCGCGCAGCGGCATCCGGCAGCATTGGCACGTTTGGGAGGTCATGCGCGACACGAGCGACCAGGCATTCACGCCCGCGTTAGGCTACGCCGCGAACATGATCAGCGCATGCGTGCTGATCTTCCTCTCTCTCGTCGCGTTCATCTTCTGGCTTGGCTCGCTCGCCGAGAGTGCCGGGCATACCGAGGCCGCGGAGTTACGCGGAGTTGCCCTTCCACATGGCGCAAAAATGCCTGCCCGCGGCACAGCGCCCGTCACAGGAGACTGA
- a CDS encoding radical SAM protein, producing MPHVVAWNLTRRCNLECAHCYISAGPHESATSELSTSECLRIAREILALNPSPLFILSGGEPLLRTDLERIAENAVEHGATVVVGTNGTLLDDRRIDSLKSAGVTGFAVSVDSLTPKHHDNFRRGHGAFEATAAAIARLRAHKLDFIVQTTITKGNRAELGRLVEWAAREGAVSFNAYFLVPTGRGARLSDLTAAEYEEVLTELVTLHRGYLGRMMVRAKCAPHFMRLVHTLAPDSPILNYETRCPCGIQYCRVTPDGKLTPCPYVPEAAGDLRRDSFAHVWRTSALFQSLRAPELGGRCGRCEYRALCGGCRARALAVTGDILADDPSCVYQPKATVPIERPRQITYGMNADRSMPWSADADARLQRIPSFVRAVVAHRIEEYAKRHGQTEITLNVMREVRQSMPVDFSKKRPFFLDEE from the coding sequence GTGCCACACGTGGTCGCGTGGAACCTCACGCGCCGTTGCAACCTCGAGTGTGCCCACTGCTACATCTCGGCGGGCCCGCACGAGTCGGCGACGAGTGAGCTGTCGACGAGCGAGTGCCTGCGCATCGCGCGCGAGATTCTCGCGCTCAATCCCTCGCCACTGTTCATCCTCTCCGGCGGCGAGCCGCTCCTGCGCACTGACCTCGAGCGCATCGCCGAAAATGCGGTGGAACATGGTGCCACCGTGGTGGTCGGCACCAACGGAACGCTGCTCGACGATCGTCGTATCGATTCGCTCAAGAGCGCCGGTGTAACTGGATTTGCCGTCTCCGTCGATTCGCTGACGCCGAAACACCACGACAACTTCCGCCGCGGCCACGGCGCCTTCGAGGCGACGGCGGCGGCGATCGCGCGACTGCGCGCGCACAAGCTCGACTTCATCGTCCAGACGACCATTACCAAGGGAAACCGTGCCGAGTTGGGGCGCCTCGTCGAATGGGCGGCGCGCGAAGGAGCGGTCTCTTTCAATGCGTATTTCCTCGTGCCCACTGGTCGTGGCGCTCGTCTGTCGGATCTGACGGCCGCCGAATATGAGGAAGTACTCACGGAGCTGGTCACGCTGCACCGGGGCTATCTCGGCCGCATGATGGTGCGCGCCAAGTGCGCACCGCATTTCATGCGGCTCGTGCATACATTGGCGCCCGATTCACCAATACTCAATTATGAAACACGGTGTCCATGCGGTATCCAGTATTGTCGCGTGACACCCGACGGAAAGCTCACGCCGTGCCCGTACGTGCCGGAAGCCGCGGGTGATCTGCGTCGCGACTCGTTTGCGCACGTCTGGCGAACTTCGGCGCTCTTCCAGTCGCTGCGTGCGCCGGAGCTTGGCGGTCGATGCGGACGCTGTGAGTACCGGGCGCTGTGCGGTGGATGTCGCGCGCGGGCGCTCGCCGTCACCGGCGACATTCTCGCCGACGATCCATCGTGTGTGTATCAGCCGAAGGCCACGGTGCCCATCGAGCGCCCTCGACAAATCACCTACGGCATGAACGCCGATCGCAGCATGCCGTGGAGTGCCGATGCGGACGCGCGGCTCCAGCGCATCCCGTCGTTCGTTCGCGCCGTCGTCGCCCATCGTATCGAGGAGTACGCGAAGCGACACGGCCAAACCGAGATTACCCTCAACGTCATGCGCGAGGTTCGCCAGTCGATGCCTGTCGACTTCTCCAAGAAGCGGCCGTTCTTCCTGGACGAGGAGTGA
- a CDS encoding universal stress protein yields the protein MPYREVFVPVDNSPHSDWALERAIEICRASGGRITGNHVYAARLHDVRFRQLETGLPAQFQTAEEIKRQRKIHDKLIEKGLQLIADSFLDQLAMRCERAGVPITRQLLEGINYEEIVREVNRGEGRLPGLIGFDPNRAAGYDGGAKTRSDVRLGENGRIVAEEEDEAAKLVGSSGRQYDLVALGAHGLGKQAFSQLGGVVARSLRGIEKDMLIVRDASAMSGGRFMVCVDGSSYSYKAMRSALELAQEFGASLYVCSAFDVEYHHVVFGNIKDVLSVQASKVFKFEEQEELHNNIIDKGLLKLCQANLKRAEVMSQEFPDVPVKTQILVGKPFQVIMQWAEEIKPSLLIIGRHGAHRIDDTELGSQAENLIRMAPCNTLLIGTVGVRPEDIPWIEEDGVASLPWAPDAEVRILRVPPFAQGIARKAVEEFVLEHGGDIVTNPRLDEAIRKLLPTHMQLIMGIGSAEEIALAEVKAQEQMTRTKIEGHDEDPEPIDSSVEVKCPVTGRIGQRPRTATDPIVWTHEAWSRLQLVPLIARPLARNTVERFGRAHEIWRITTRVMDENKQAMIEADEFDMDTMLVMFNELRAKQIRAEAEGSAPALSPEMRQMIEEAKAAGITRCPIRDVEAKAAKCPVDFALVKPEDAKAAVEELVRRGG from the coding sequence ATGCCATATAGGGAAGTCTTTGTTCCCGTCGATAACTCGCCACACTCCGATTGGGCTCTCGAACGAGCCATTGAAATCTGCCGAGCCTCCGGCGGACGCATCACCGGCAATCACGTCTACGCCGCGCGTCTCCACGATGTCCGCTTCCGTCAGCTCGAGACCGGCCTCCCCGCACAGTTCCAGACTGCCGAAGAGATCAAACGCCAGCGCAAAATTCACGACAAGTTGATCGAGAAGGGGCTGCAGCTCATCGCTGACAGCTTTCTCGATCAACTCGCGATGCGCTGTGAGCGCGCCGGCGTTCCGATCACGCGGCAACTCCTCGAGGGAATCAACTACGAGGAGATCGTGCGCGAGGTGAATCGCGGCGAGGGGCGGCTGCCAGGGCTCATCGGCTTCGATCCGAATCGCGCCGCTGGGTACGACGGCGGCGCGAAGACGCGGAGCGACGTTCGACTCGGCGAGAACGGACGCATCGTCGCCGAAGAGGAAGACGAAGCCGCGAAGCTCGTCGGCTCGTCAGGCAGACAATACGATCTCGTCGCCCTCGGCGCCCACGGACTCGGCAAACAAGCATTCTCTCAACTCGGCGGAGTCGTTGCGCGATCGTTACGCGGGATCGAGAAGGACATGCTCATCGTGCGGGATGCGAGCGCGATGTCCGGCGGTCGATTCATGGTCTGCGTCGACGGCTCGTCGTACTCGTACAAAGCGATGAGAAGCGCGCTCGAGCTCGCCCAGGAATTCGGTGCCTCGCTCTATGTCTGCAGCGCGTTCGACGTCGAGTATCACCACGTCGTTTTCGGCAATATCAAGGACGTGCTCTCGGTGCAGGCGTCCAAAGTCTTCAAGTTCGAGGAGCAGGAAGAGCTACACAACAACATCATCGATAAGGGTTTGCTCAAGCTGTGCCAGGCAAACCTCAAGCGCGCCGAAGTAATGAGTCAGGAATTCCCGGACGTTCCTGTCAAGACCCAGATCCTGGTCGGCAAACCATTTCAAGTAATCATGCAGTGGGCAGAGGAGATCAAGCCGTCGCTGCTGATCATCGGCCGTCACGGCGCGCACCGCATCGACGACACGGAGCTCGGCTCGCAAGCGGAGAACCTCATCCGCATGGCGCCTTGCAACACGTTGCTGATCGGCACGGTTGGCGTTAGGCCCGAAGACATTCCATGGATCGAGGAAGACGGCGTCGCTTCCCTGCCCTGGGCGCCGGACGCCGAAGTTCGCATTCTGCGGGTTCCGCCATTCGCACAGGGCATTGCTCGTAAAGCAGTGGAGGAATTCGTCCTCGAGCACGGCGGTGACATTGTCACGAACCCGCGCCTGGACGAAGCGATTCGAAAGCTCCTGCCAACGCACATGCAGCTCATCATGGGGATTGGGAGCGCCGAGGAGATCGCGTTGGCCGAGGTGAAGGCGCAGGAGCAGATGACGCGCACGAAAATCGAAGGCCACGACGAAGATCCGGAGCCGATCGACTCGAGCGTCGAGGTCAAGTGTCCGGTGACGGGCCGCATCGGCCAGCGCCCGCGCACGGCGACGGACCCGATCGTGTGGACACATGAAGCGTGGTCGCGCTTGCAGCTCGTGCCGCTGATCGCCCGCCCGCTCGCGCGCAACACCGTCGAGCGCTTCGGGCGCGCGCACGAGATCTGGCGCATAACGACGCGCGTGATGGACGAGAACAAGCAGGCCATGATCGAGGCCGACGAGTTCGACATGGACACGATGCTCGTGATGTTCAACGAGCTGCGCGCGAAGCAGATTCGCGCCGAAGCCGAAGGGAGCGCGCCCGCGCTCTCGCCGGAGATGCGGCAGATGATCGAGGAAGCAAAGGCGGCGGGAATCACACGCTGCCCGATACGCGACGTCGAAGCAAAAGCGGCGAAGTGTCCGGTGGATTTCGCGTTGGTGAAACCGGAAGACGCAAAGGCAGCCGTAGAGGAACTGGTGCGGAGGGGCGGTTGA
- a CDS encoding right-handed parallel beta-helix repeat-containing protein, with product MEIARARRHPGPSRSLIILACVALLGACTDQSPTAVTSRPDASDAALNLDRTADAHTRYVSPSGQDAGSCRASSPCKTINFAIAQASPGDVVSVGKGTYHESVNVAKRLTLAGHDATIDATGQASPPNAVVIAGDAASGTRLTGFTITNAGLEGVFVNKTSRITIEHNTVVNNDTYGPNNPLCVAQPDDCGEAVHLQTVTNSVVRDNLVKNNVGGILLTDEDGPTHGILIVDNRVLDNTLDCGITLASHHFDPTKAATPDVAGIYHNTVLHNVANGNGAAGIGVFAGPPGGAAWGNTVTGNVAKHNGESGVMIHSHTPAQYVDKNVVVNNELAGNGIDVDNPIDDATTDISVFSAVIPIPHTVIAGNRLSDAHYGIVIYNAVEVSGLRSNKFAKSIAVPIKRQ from the coding sequence ATGGAGATCGCCCGTGCCCGGAGACATCCCGGCCCCTCTCGGTCCCTCATTATCCTGGCGTGCGTCGCGCTCCTGGGCGCATGTACGGACCAATCGCCGACCGCCGTGACGTCGCGCCCCGACGCGAGCGATGCGGCGCTGAACCTCGACCGCACCGCCGACGCGCATACGCGCTATGTATCGCCGAGCGGGCAGGACGCAGGGAGCTGCAGGGCGTCGTCGCCATGCAAGACGATCAACTTCGCGATCGCCCAGGCGAGTCCCGGTGACGTCGTGTCCGTGGGCAAGGGAACGTACCACGAGTCGGTGAACGTAGCGAAGCGGCTGACGCTTGCCGGCCACGACGCGACGATCGACGCCACCGGACAAGCGTCGCCGCCTAACGCGGTCGTCATCGCGGGCGATGCGGCCTCGGGAACGCGCCTCACCGGGTTCACGATCACGAACGCCGGACTCGAAGGCGTCTTCGTGAACAAGACGTCGCGAATTACGATCGAGCACAATACGGTCGTCAACAACGACACCTACGGACCGAACAATCCTCTGTGCGTGGCCCAGCCCGACGACTGCGGCGAAGCGGTCCACCTCCAGACGGTCACGAACTCGGTCGTGCGCGACAATCTCGTCAAGAACAACGTCGGCGGAATCCTTCTCACCGACGAAGACGGTCCGACACACGGCATCCTCATCGTCGACAATCGTGTGCTCGACAACACGCTGGACTGCGGCATCACGCTCGCATCGCATCACTTCGACCCGACGAAGGCAGCGACACCAGACGTCGCCGGCATCTATCACAATACCGTCCTGCATAACGTCGCAAACGGCAACGGCGCCGCGGGCATTGGCGTTTTTGCCGGCCCGCCCGGCGGCGCGGCCTGGGGGAACACCGTCACCGGCAACGTCGCGAAGCACAATGGCGAGAGCGGGGTCATGATTCACAGCCACACGCCGGCGCAGTACGTCGACAAGAACGTGGTCGTGAACAATGAGCTCGCTGGGAACGGTATCGACGTCGACAATCCGATCGACGACGCGACGACGGACATCAGCGTCTTCAGTGCCGTGATTCCGATTCCGCACACCGTGATCGCCGGAAATCGTCTCAGTGATGCTCATTACGGCATCGTCATCTACAATGCGGTCGAGGTGTCGGGCCTCCGCAGTAACAAGTTCGCGAAGTCGATCGCGGTGCCGATCAAGCGTCAGTAA